Proteins co-encoded in one Heptranchias perlo isolate sHepPer1 chromosome 9, sHepPer1.hap1, whole genome shotgun sequence genomic window:
- the LOC137325581 gene encoding merozoite surface protein CMZ-8-like: MGSPSRGGSDKITPHQRESYGLTTVSPPLPPHSGPVSPSHPPQSGPVSPSHPPQSGPVSPPLPPQSVSPSHPPHSGPVSPPHPPQPGPVSPPHPPQSGPVSPSHPPQSGPE, encoded by the exons ATGGGCTCACCTAGCAGAGGTGGCAGTGACAAAATTACTCCACATCAAAGGGAGAGCTACGGCCTCACAACAG tctctcctcctcttccacctcactCTGGCccagtctctccttctcatccACCTCAATCTGGCccagtctctccttctcatccACCTCAATCTGGCCCGGTCTCTCCTCCACTTCCACCTCAATCTG tctctccttctcatccACCTCACTCTGGCCCAGTCtctcctcctcatccacctcaacctggcccagtctctcctcctcatccacctcaatCTGGCccagtctctccttctcatccACCTCAATCTGGCcca GAAtga